From the Corythoichthys intestinalis isolate RoL2023-P3 chromosome 13, ASM3026506v1, whole genome shotgun sequence genome, one window contains:
- the phax gene encoding phosphorylated adapter RNA export protein, translated as MADGDVMDRDLEDGEISSSDSDSEMKTTTAAIVARPIEPAVFSGQSFQSRSAVSYRNASKPTSDSDLDSSDEEGASWSRKRQKVSQPALNRLPEALRGRRVNNIWGSVVQEQCQDAVAAELCVFGMDGEVSMDRNVETYNYVLAHKIKEKERQMEKREKHGEEVKMLDDQLDEYRRGEREGGDAKRKRPVKERLGPLAEMDVKGRYEITQDDPEDKVVDEIAYRLQEPKKELIQRAVNVLGNKKAIELLGETATLEENGGVYTVDGSRRRTPGGVYFNLLKNTPSVTRAQIREIFFDESQKEQKSKKAAQKRRRHLVAKKMKQAIGTLNLQEHDDVSRETFASDTNDALESLEDAGKEEEEDGVEEERAVGTEESPVVYNSADLEVF; from the coding sequence ATGGCGGATGGAGATGTTATGGATAGAGATTTGGAAGATGGCGAGATTTCCAGCTCTGATTCAGACTCTGAGATGAAAACCACCACAGCAGCGATCGTGGCGCGACCAATAGAACCTGCGGTTTTCAGTGGCCAATCCTTTCAGAGTAGATCTGCCGTTTCTTATCGAAACGCCAGTAAACCAACCAGTGACAGTGATCTGGATTCTTCCGACGAAGAAGGTGCTTCTTGGAGCCGCAAACGTCAAAAAGTATCCCAACCGGCACTGAATCGCTTACCCGAGGCGCTTCGGGGTCGCAGGGTGAACAACATTTGGGGTTCTGTGGTGCAGGAACAGTGCCAGGACGCTGTAGCTGCAGAACTTTGCGTCTTCGGCATGGATGGTGAGGTTTCCATGGACAGGAACGTGGAGACTTACAACTACGTTCTGGCTCATAAGATAAAGGAAAAGGAGAGGCAGATGGAGAAACGGGAAAAACACGGAGAGGAAGTGAAGATGCTGGATGATCAGCTGGATGAGTACAGAAGAGGTGAAAGAGAAGGAGGTGATGCTAAACGTAAACGGCCGGTGAAAGAGCGACTCGGTCCTTTAGCCGAGATGGACGTTAAAGGCCGATACGAGATCACGCAAGATGACCCTGAAGATAAAGTAGTGGATGAAATCGCGTACAGGCTGCAAGAACCGAAAAAAGAGCTAATTCAACGTGCGGTGAATGTTCTTGGGAACAAAAAAGCCATTGAGTTACTCGGCGAAACGGCCACCCTGGAGGAAAACGGAGGTGTCTACACCGTGGACGGAAGCAGGCGGCGCACACCCGGTGGTGTCTACTTCAACCTTTTGAAGAACACGCCCAGCGTCACCCGAGCTCAGATTCGAGAGATCTTCTTTGACGAGAGTCAGAAGGAGCAGAAGAGCAAGAAGGCGGCGCAGAAGAGGAGGCGGCACTTGGTGGCAAAGAAGATGAAGCAGGCTATCGGGACGTTGAACCTTCAGGAGCACGACGACGTCTCCAGGGAGACTTTTGCTAGTGATACCAATGACGCCTTGGAGTCGCTAGAAGATGCTggcaaggaggaggaggaggacggTGTGGAGGAAGAGCGCGCCGTGGGTACCGAGGAGTCACCAGTGGTGTACAACTCGGCGGACTTGGAGGTCTTCTAA
- the pmpcb gene encoding mitochondrial-processing peptidase subunit beta encodes MAVSLRLFASAGKCLLRRSLLEKNRINRFRLLSTQAAHQVALNVPETKVTTLENGLRVSSEDSGLSTCTVGLWIDAGSRYENERNNGTAHFLEHMAFKGTRKRSQLDLELEIENMGAHLNAYTSREQTVYYAKAFSKDLPQAVEILADIIQNSTLGEAEIERERGVILREMQEVETNLQEVVFDYLHATAYQSTALGRTILGPTENIKTINRGDLVEYITTHYKGPRIVLAAAGGVSHNELIDLAKYHFGKLPGRYAADVPPACPFTGSEIRVRDDKMPLAHIAIAVEAVGWSHPDTIPLMVANTLIGNWDRSFGGGVNLSSKLAQMACQGNLCHSFQSFNTCYTDTGLWGLYMVCEPGTINDMMHFTQKEWMSLCTSVTEAEVARAKNLLKTNMLLHLDGSTPICEDIGRQMLCYGRRIPLHELEIRIDAIDADTIKDVCTKYIFNKAPAIAAVGPIEQLPDYNQIRGGMFWMRN; translated from the exons ATGGCGGTGTCTTTACGTCTCTTCGCGTCCGCTGGGAAATGTTTACTACGCAGATCATTATTAGAGAAAAATAGGATCAACCGA TTCAGACTCTTATCTACACAAGCCGCTCACCAAGTAGCTTTAAATGTACCTGAAACTAAGGTGACCACTTTGGAAAATGGGCTACGTGTGTCTTCTGAGGACTCCGGTCTTTCCACGTGTACA gTCGGCCTGTGGATTGACGCTGGCAGTCGTTATGAGAACGAGAGAAATAACGGCACAGCTCATTTTCTGGAGCACATGGCATTTAAG GGCACCAGAAAACGCTCACAGCTGGACCTGGAGTTAGAAATTGAGAACATGGGTGCACACCTAAACGCGTACACATCCCGGGAACAGACAGTGTATTATGCTAAAGCCTTCTCAAAGGATCTTCCACAAG CTGTCGAGATCCTAGCTGACATCATCCAGAACAGCACACTAGGCGAAGCGGAGATCGAGCGTGAACGGGGTGTGATACTCCGGGAGATGCAGGAAGTGGAGACCAATCTTCAGGAAGTGGTTTTTGATTACTTGCATGCTACAGCATACCAGTCCACGGCGCTGGGGAGGACCATCCTGGGTCCTACAGAGAATATCAA GACGATAAATAGAGGAGATCTGGTTGAGTATATTACAACCCACTACAAAGGTCCGAGAATAGTACTGGCAGCAGCTGGAG GAGTTTCTCACAATGAGCTAATTGATCTAGCCAAGTATCACTTTGGTAAGCTCCCTGGCCGATACGCTGCCGATGTGCCGCCGGCGTGTCCCTTCACAGGAAGTGAG ATTCGCGTGCGCGACGACAAAATGCCGTTGGCGCATATCGCTATTGCCGTGGAGGCTGTTGGCTGGTCTCATCCTGATACTATTCCCCTTATGGTGGCCAATACGCTCATTGGGAACTGGGATCGGTCATTTGGCGGAGGAGTT AATCTTTCCAGTAAATTAGCTCAGATGGCCTGTCAGGGGAACCTATGCCACAGCTTCCAGTCCTTCAACACCTGCTACACTGACACAGGCCTTTGGGGGCTGTACATGGTGTGTGAACCCGGCACTATCAACGACATGATGCACTTTACTCAGAAAGAATG GATGTCACTTTGTACCAGTGTAACTGAAGCCGAGGTGGCACGAGCAAAGAATCTCCTCAAGACCAACATGTTACTGCATCTTGATg GCTCCACCCCTATCTGCGAGGACATCGGTAGACAAATGTTGTGCTACGGTCGTAGAATCCCTTTGCATGAGCTTGAAATTCGAATTGAC GCTATCGATGCTGACACCATCAAGGACGTGTGCACCAAATACATCTTTAACAAAGCTCCCGCCATCGCAGCTGTTG GTCCGATTGAGCAGCTTCCCGACTACAACCAGATCCGCGGCGGAATGTTTTGGATGAGGAACTGA
- the dnajc2 gene encoding dnaJ homolog subfamily C member 2 isoform X2: MILEAVNGDETTVFKAVAASVLVRVEPVGRWFEAFVKRRNRNVSTSFQELEEESSSSEESDDEDFQLEEHPKLRTLDPKDCKNQDHYAVLGLPHLRYKATQKQIKAAHKAIVLKHHPDKRKAAGEQISEGDNDYFTCITKAVETLSDPVKRRAFDSVDPTFDNSVPSKSEGKENFFQVFPAVFERNSRWSTKKHVPKLGSIESSFEEVDNFYSFWYNFDSWREFSYLDEEEKEKAECRDERRWIEKQNRASRAQRKKEEMNRIRTLVDAAYSCDPRIKKFKDDEKARKESEKKAKAEAKKREQEEKERARQAEMEAARLAKEKEDEEAKQAAQLAKKEKEIQKKAIKKERQKLRTTCKNWNYFADNEAENVKMMEEVEKLCDRLELTSLQSLNEILASASKEDSKIAVEKQVQEVNAKLQKERDAEVQAMQASRSGDQASGGGGGGGGKGWNEEDLQLLIKAVNLFPAGTNARWEVIANYMNIHSTSGMKRTAKDVINKAKSLQRLDPLQKDDINRKAFEKFKKEHNAVPPTVDNAVPSERFEAPGGDGSPAPWTTEEQKLLEQALKTYPVSTPERWEKIADSVPGRNKKDCMKRYKELVEMVKAKKAAQDQVASKSKK, translated from the exons ATGATATTAGAAGCGGTGAACGGCGATGAAACGACTGTGTTTAAAGCGGTTGCCG CTTCCGTGCTGGTTCGAGTCGAACCTGTGGGTCGCTGGTTCGAAGCCTTTGTGAAGAGGAGAAACAGGAACGTGTCGACCTCCTTCCAGGAGTTGGAAGAGGAGTCGTCATCCTCCGAGGAGTCTGATGATGAGGACTTTCAGCTAGAAGAGCATCCAAAACTCCGAACACTTGATCCAAAGGACTGTAAG AATCAAGATCACTACGCCGTCCTCGGTCTTCCGCACTTGAGATACAAAGCTACTCAGAAACAAATCAAAGCTGCCC ACAAAGCCATTGTGTTAAAGCACCATCCTGACAAAAGGAAAGCTGCAGGAGAGCAGATTTCAGAAGGCGACAATGATTATTTCACGTGTATAACTAAAG CTGTAGAAACACTCTCCGACCCGGTAAAGAGGCGAGCCTTTGACAGCGTGGATCCCACATTCGACAACAGCGTACCGTCCAAAAGCGAaggcaaagaaaactttttccagGTGTTTCCTGCAGTTTTTGAGCGGAATTCCAGATGGTCCACCAAAAAGCACGTGCCCAAACTCGGGTCGATCGAGTCTTCCTTCGAAGAAGTGGATAACTTCTACTCATTTTG GTACAATTTCGATTCATGGAGGGAATTCTCATACTTAGATGAAGAGGAAAAGGAAAAGGCTGAATG TCGAGATGAGAGGAGATGGATTGAAAAGCAAAATCGGGCCTCCAGAGCTCAgaggaagaaagaggaaatgaacaGAATACGAACACTAGTTG ACGCCGCCTACAGTTGCGATCCTCGGATAAAGAAGTTCAAAGACGATGAAAAAGCCCGGAAGGAGTCTGAGAAGAAAGCAAAGGCCGAAGCCAAGAAGCGAGAGCAGGAGGAAAAGGAGCGT gcccgacaAGCTGAGATGGAGGCTGCTCGATTGGCTAAGGAGAAAGAAGATGAAGAAGCCAAGCAGGCGGCCCAGCTAGCCAAAAAAGAGAAGGAGATCCAGAAGAAAGCCATTAAAAAGGAGAGGCAGAAGCTCAGGACAACCTGCAAG AACTGGAATTATTTTGCTGACAATGAAGCTGAAAATGTGAAAATGATGGAGGAAGTGGAGAAGCTCTGCGATAGACTGGAACTCACAAGTCTGCAGTCCCTCAATGAAATACTAGCCTCAGCCTCAAAGGAGGACAGTAAGATTGCAGTAGAGAAGCAG GTGCAGGAGGTGAACGCAAAGCTCCAGAAGGAGCGAGACGCTGAAGTTCAGGCCATGCAGGCGTCAAGGAGTGGGGACCAGGCTAGCGGAGGAGGTGGAGGGGGTGGCGGGAAAGGCTGGAATGAGGAAGATCTTCAGCTGCTTATTAAGGCGGTCAACCTCTTCCCAGCTGGAACCAACGCAAG ATGGGAAGTTATCGCCAACTATATGAATATACACTCGACGAGTGGCATGAAAAGGACGGCCAAAGATGTCATCAACAAAGCCAAGAGTTTGCAACGACTCG ATCCTTTACAGAAAGACGACATCAACAGAAAAGCTTTCGAGAAATTCAAGAAGGAACATAATGCCGTGCCACCCACTGTGGACAACGCGGTGCCTTCAGAGAGGTTTGAAG CCCCAGGTGGTGATGGAAGTCCAGCCCCATGGACCACAGAAGAACAGAAGCTTCTAGAACAGGCCCTCAAGACATACCCCGTCAGCACACCTGAACGGTGGGAGAAGATAGCCGACTCAGTCCCAGGGAGAAACAAGAAAGACTGTATGAAGAGATACAAG GAACTGGTGGAGATGGTTAAAGCCAAGAAAGCCGCGCAAGACCAAGTCGCTAGCAAGAGTAAAAAATGA
- the dnajc2 gene encoding dnaJ homolog subfamily C member 2 isoform X1, with protein MTLLTASRKSFSVAIFLRALMANMPASVHTLRISAPEREKASVLVRVEPVGRWFEAFVKRRNRNVSTSFQELEEESSSSEESDDEDFQLEEHPKLRTLDPKDCKNQDHYAVLGLPHLRYKATQKQIKAAHKAIVLKHHPDKRKAAGEQISEGDNDYFTCITKAVETLSDPVKRRAFDSVDPTFDNSVPSKSEGKENFFQVFPAVFERNSRWSTKKHVPKLGSIESSFEEVDNFYSFWYNFDSWREFSYLDEEEKEKAECRDERRWIEKQNRASRAQRKKEEMNRIRTLVDAAYSCDPRIKKFKDDEKARKESEKKAKAEAKKREQEEKERARQAEMEAARLAKEKEDEEAKQAAQLAKKEKEIQKKAIKKERQKLRTTCKNWNYFADNEAENVKMMEEVEKLCDRLELTSLQSLNEILASASKEDSKIAVEKQVQEVNAKLQKERDAEVQAMQASRSGDQASGGGGGGGGKGWNEEDLQLLIKAVNLFPAGTNARWEVIANYMNIHSTSGMKRTAKDVINKAKSLQRLDPLQKDDINRKAFEKFKKEHNAVPPTVDNAVPSERFEAPGGDGSPAPWTTEEQKLLEQALKTYPVSTPERWEKIADSVPGRNKKDCMKRYKELVEMVKAKKAAQDQVASKSKK; from the exons ATGACCTTGTTGACTGCCTCCAGGAAGTCCTTCTCGGTGGCGATCTTCCTGCGAGCCCTGATGGCGAACATGCCGGCTTCCGTGCACACGCTGCGGATCTCGGCGCCTGAGAGAGAAAAGG CTTCCGTGCTGGTTCGAGTCGAACCTGTGGGTCGCTGGTTCGAAGCCTTTGTGAAGAGGAGAAACAGGAACGTGTCGACCTCCTTCCAGGAGTTGGAAGAGGAGTCGTCATCCTCCGAGGAGTCTGATGATGAGGACTTTCAGCTAGAAGAGCATCCAAAACTCCGAACACTTGATCCAAAGGACTGTAAG AATCAAGATCACTACGCCGTCCTCGGTCTTCCGCACTTGAGATACAAAGCTACTCAGAAACAAATCAAAGCTGCCC ACAAAGCCATTGTGTTAAAGCACCATCCTGACAAAAGGAAAGCTGCAGGAGAGCAGATTTCAGAAGGCGACAATGATTATTTCACGTGTATAACTAAAG CTGTAGAAACACTCTCCGACCCGGTAAAGAGGCGAGCCTTTGACAGCGTGGATCCCACATTCGACAACAGCGTACCGTCCAAAAGCGAaggcaaagaaaactttttccagGTGTTTCCTGCAGTTTTTGAGCGGAATTCCAGATGGTCCACCAAAAAGCACGTGCCCAAACTCGGGTCGATCGAGTCTTCCTTCGAAGAAGTGGATAACTTCTACTCATTTTG GTACAATTTCGATTCATGGAGGGAATTCTCATACTTAGATGAAGAGGAAAAGGAAAAGGCTGAATG TCGAGATGAGAGGAGATGGATTGAAAAGCAAAATCGGGCCTCCAGAGCTCAgaggaagaaagaggaaatgaacaGAATACGAACACTAGTTG ACGCCGCCTACAGTTGCGATCCTCGGATAAAGAAGTTCAAAGACGATGAAAAAGCCCGGAAGGAGTCTGAGAAGAAAGCAAAGGCCGAAGCCAAGAAGCGAGAGCAGGAGGAAAAGGAGCGT gcccgacaAGCTGAGATGGAGGCTGCTCGATTGGCTAAGGAGAAAGAAGATGAAGAAGCCAAGCAGGCGGCCCAGCTAGCCAAAAAAGAGAAGGAGATCCAGAAGAAAGCCATTAAAAAGGAGAGGCAGAAGCTCAGGACAACCTGCAAG AACTGGAATTATTTTGCTGACAATGAAGCTGAAAATGTGAAAATGATGGAGGAAGTGGAGAAGCTCTGCGATAGACTGGAACTCACAAGTCTGCAGTCCCTCAATGAAATACTAGCCTCAGCCTCAAAGGAGGACAGTAAGATTGCAGTAGAGAAGCAG GTGCAGGAGGTGAACGCAAAGCTCCAGAAGGAGCGAGACGCTGAAGTTCAGGCCATGCAGGCGTCAAGGAGTGGGGACCAGGCTAGCGGAGGAGGTGGAGGGGGTGGCGGGAAAGGCTGGAATGAGGAAGATCTTCAGCTGCTTATTAAGGCGGTCAACCTCTTCCCAGCTGGAACCAACGCAAG ATGGGAAGTTATCGCCAACTATATGAATATACACTCGACGAGTGGCATGAAAAGGACGGCCAAAGATGTCATCAACAAAGCCAAGAGTTTGCAACGACTCG ATCCTTTACAGAAAGACGACATCAACAGAAAAGCTTTCGAGAAATTCAAGAAGGAACATAATGCCGTGCCACCCACTGTGGACAACGCGGTGCCTTCAGAGAGGTTTGAAG CCCCAGGTGGTGATGGAAGTCCAGCCCCATGGACCACAGAAGAACAGAAGCTTCTAGAACAGGCCCTCAAGACATACCCCGTCAGCACACCTGAACGGTGGGAGAAGATAGCCGACTCAGTCCCAGGGAGAAACAAGAAAGACTGTATGAAGAGATACAAG GAACTGGTGGAGATGGTTAAAGCCAAGAAAGCCGCGCAAGACCAAGTCGCTAGCAAGAGTAAAAAATGA
- the LOC130928614 gene encoding 26S proteasome regulatory subunit 7, translated as MPDYLGDDQRKTKEEDKDDSPIRALDEGDIALLKTYGQSTYSRQIKQVEDDIQQLLKKINELTGIKESDTGLAPPALWDLAADKQTLQSEQPLQVARCTKIINADSEDPKYIINVKQFAKFVVDLSDQVAPTDIEEGMRVG; from the exons ATGCCGGATTATCTAGGAGATGACCAAAGAAAGACAAAGGAAGAGGACAAGGATGACTCCCCAATCAGAG CTTTGGATGAAGGAGACATCGCTCTACTGAAGACATAC GGTCAAAGCACTTACTCCAGACAGATAAAACAAGTGGAAGATGACATTCAACAGCTGCTCAAAAAGATCAACGAGCTTACAG GTATTAAAGAGTCAGATACAGGACTGGCGCCACCTGCTCTTTGGGATCTGGCTGCTGACAAGCAGACCCTTCAAAGTGAACAACCCCTTCAAGTTGCAAG atGCACAAAGATCATCAACGCAGACTCCGAGGACCCGAAATACATTATCAATGTCAAACAGTTTGCCAAGTTTGTGGTGGACTTGAGCGACCAGGTGGCCCCGACAGATATCGAGGAGGGCATGAGAGTCgggtaa